From Bradyrhizobium symbiodeficiens, the proteins below share one genomic window:
- the hpnC gene encoding squalene synthase HpnC, giving the protein MTSASELRSGKGDRDENFPVASWIIHPRHRALILAYYNFVRTADDIADHATLPPDQKLSYLDLLEAELLGKGDTQAEAVILRRALAERGMAPRHALDVLIAFRMDVTKLRYENWDEVIHYCRYSAMPVGRFMLDVHGESTSTWAASDALCAGLQINNHLQDCGKDFRELNRVYLPRDALAAHGASVEQLGLSESPPAMLACLQGLAVRNEALLDEGRALAAEIRDFRLGVDVAVIQAYADRIVRLLKERDPLRERVHLNKFELLVFSLAGMFSEAGRRAIGRKAISRPGTAHDA; this is encoded by the coding sequence ATGACCTCTGCGAGCGAATTGCGATCCGGCAAAGGTGACCGCGACGAGAATTTTCCCGTCGCGTCCTGGATCATTCATCCGCGTCATCGCGCCCTGATCCTGGCGTATTACAATTTCGTCCGCACCGCCGACGACATTGCCGATCACGCGACCCTGCCGCCCGATCAGAAGCTTAGCTATCTCGACCTGCTCGAGGCGGAACTGCTCGGCAAGGGCGACACCCAGGCTGAGGCCGTCATCTTGCGCCGTGCACTGGCCGAGCGCGGCATGGCGCCGCGCCACGCGCTCGACGTGCTGATCGCGTTCCGCATGGACGTGACCAAGCTGCGCTACGAGAATTGGGACGAGGTCATCCACTATTGCCGTTACTCGGCGATGCCGGTCGGCCGCTTCATGCTCGATGTCCACGGCGAGAGCACTTCGACCTGGGCCGCATCGGATGCGCTCTGCGCAGGCCTGCAGATCAACAATCACCTGCAGGATTGCGGCAAGGATTTCCGCGAGCTCAACCGCGTCTACCTGCCGCGCGATGCGCTGGCAGCACACGGTGCCTCGGTCGAGCAACTCGGGCTGTCGGAGTCGCCGCCGGCGATGCTGGCCTGCCTGCAGGGGCTTGCTGTTCGCAACGAAGCGCTGCTCGACGAGGGCAGGGCGCTCGCTGCGGAGATCCGGGATTTCCGTCTCGGCGTCGACGTCGCGGTGATCCAGGCCTATGCCGACCGCATCGTGCGCCTGTTGAAGGAGCGCGATCCCCTGCGCGAGCGGGTGCACCTGAACAAGTTCGAGCTGCTCGTGTTCAGCCTTGCCGGAATGTTCAGCGAGGCCGGCCGCCGCGCGATCGGACGCAAGGCCATTTCCAGACCGGGGACTGCACATGACGCTTGA
- the hpnD gene encoding presqualene diphosphate synthase HpnD — protein sequence MTLEATAPGADYGSSASGSSFYAAMRILPHDQREAMFQIYSFCRQVDDIADSDGPRAERLAALQGWRNDIDALYQGNPPPRLKDYVASVKTFGLKREDFLAIVDGMEMDVPQDIRAPDMATLDLYCDRVASAVGRLSVRVFGLPEEDGIELAHHLGRALQLTNILRDIDEDAGLGRLYLPREALLHAGITSDDPNRVITERALPKVCLPLAQRAKAYFEKSDEIMNRNKRRTVRAPRIMSKYYHSILDLLIARGFNAPRQPVRVSKITRILILLRYALI from the coding sequence ATGACGCTTGAGGCGACCGCGCCCGGCGCCGATTATGGCTCGAGCGCATCCGGTAGTTCGTTCTACGCCGCGATGCGCATCTTGCCGCATGACCAGCGCGAAGCGATGTTCCAGATCTACAGCTTCTGCCGCCAGGTCGACGACATCGCCGATTCCGACGGCCCGCGCGCGGAGCGGCTCGCCGCGCTTCAGGGCTGGCGCAACGACATCGACGCGCTCTACCAGGGCAATCCGCCGCCACGGCTGAAGGACTACGTCGCCTCGGTGAAGACCTTCGGCCTCAAGCGCGAGGACTTCCTCGCCATCGTCGACGGCATGGAGATGGACGTGCCGCAGGACATCCGCGCGCCCGACATGGCGACGCTGGATCTGTATTGCGATCGCGTCGCCAGCGCCGTGGGACGGCTGTCGGTGCGGGTGTTCGGCCTGCCGGAAGAGGACGGCATCGAGCTCGCGCATCATCTCGGCCGCGCGCTCCAGCTCACCAACATCCTGCGCGACATCGACGAGGACGCCGGCCTCGGCCGGCTCTATCTGCCGCGCGAGGCGCTGCTGCATGCCGGCATCACCTCCGACGACCCGAACCGCGTGATCACCGAGCGCGCGCTGCCCAAGGTCTGCCTGCCACTGGCGCAGCGCGCCAAGGCGTATTTCGAGAAGTCGGACGAGATCATGAACCGCAACAAGCGCCGCACGGTGCGCGCGCCGCGGATCATGTCGAAATACTATCATTCCATTCTGGATCTCCTGATCGCGCGCGGCTTCAACGCGCCGCGCCAGCCGGTGCGTGTGTCGAAGATCACGCGCATCCTGATCCTGCTCCGTTACGCTCTCATCTGA
- the hpnE gene encoding hydroxysqualene dehydroxylase HpnE, which translates to MQNTAHIIGAGISGLSAAVRLANAGFKVAVHEATHQAGGRCRSYFDGATNLTIDNGNHLLLSGNSHARAYARAIGTEAGLVGPESAQFPFVDIKTGQRWQIDLGTGRLPTWVLDESRRVPDTGLTDYLKLAPLIWASEDTLVGKSIPCEGVLYQRLVQPLLLAALNVDPPEGSAGLAGAIVRETLLAGGQACRPLIARDGLSTVLIEPAVKFLGDRGHTVQLGHELRSFTSTDGKARALNFGGEDVIQLGEGDVVVMAVPPRAAASLLPGMKTPTEFRAIVNAHFRITPPPGSAPILGVIGGVVEWLFAFPNRLSVTISNSDRLVDMPREELAQAIWNDVCKAGGVSGELPPWQIVRERRATFAATPAQNALRPGPVTALKNLFLAGDWTATGLPATIEGSVRSGDRAADLVIAAKGS; encoded by the coding sequence ATGCAAAACACAGCTCACATCATCGGCGCCGGAATTTCCGGCCTCTCCGCCGCCGTGCGGCTCGCCAATGCCGGCTTCAAGGTCGCCGTGCACGAGGCGACGCACCAGGCCGGCGGCCGTTGCCGCTCCTATTTCGACGGCGCCACCAATCTCACCATCGACAACGGCAATCATCTGCTGCTCTCCGGCAACAGCCATGCCCGCGCCTATGCGCGCGCGATCGGCACCGAGGCGGGCCTCGTCGGCCCCGAAAGCGCGCAGTTTCCCTTCGTCGACATCAAGACCGGGCAGCGCTGGCAGATCGATCTCGGCACCGGCCGGCTGCCGACCTGGGTGCTGGACGAGAGCCGCCGGGTGCCCGACACCGGACTCACCGATTATCTGAAGCTGGCGCCGCTGATCTGGGCGTCCGAGGACACGCTGGTCGGCAAGTCCATCCCTTGTGAAGGCGTGCTCTATCAGCGCCTGGTGCAGCCGCTGCTGCTGGCGGCGCTCAACGTCGATCCGCCCGAGGGCTCGGCCGGGCTTGCCGGCGCCATCGTGCGCGAGACGCTGCTTGCCGGCGGACAGGCCTGCCGTCCCCTGATTGCGCGCGACGGTCTCAGCACCGTGCTGATCGAGCCGGCCGTGAAGTTCTTGGGCGACCGTGGCCACACCGTTCAGCTCGGCCATGAGCTGCGGTCCTTCACCAGCACTGACGGCAAGGCCCGTGCGCTGAATTTCGGCGGCGAGGATGTGATCCAGCTGGGTGAGGGCGATGTCGTCGTAATGGCGGTGCCGCCGCGTGCTGCTGCGAGCCTGCTGCCGGGCATGAAGACTCCGACCGAATTCCGCGCCATCGTGAACGCGCATTTCCGGATTACACCGCCGCCGGGCTCGGCGCCGATCCTCGGCGTGATCGGCGGCGTCGTGGAATGGCTGTTCGCGTTCCCGAACCGGCTGTCCGTCACCATCAGCAACAGCGATCGTCTGGTCGACATGCCGCGCGAGGAACTCGCGCAGGCGATCTGGAACGACGTCTGCAAGGCCGGCGGCGTGTCCGGCGAGCTGCCGCCGTGGCAGATCGTGCGCGAGCGCCGTGCCACATTTGCGGCGACGCCGGCGCAGAATGCCCTGCGTCCGGGGCCGGTCACTGCGCTGAAAAACCTGTTCCTTGCAGGGGATTGGACTGCTACGGGATTGCCTGCAACCATCGAGGGATCGGTCCGGTCGGGTGATCGCGCCGCAGATCTGGTTATCGCCGCCAAAGGATCCTGA
- the shc gene encoding squalene--hopene cyclase: MDSVNATSREAPQSGVLESSIASATRGVLGFQQPDGHWVFELEADCTIPAEYVLLRHYLAEPVDTVLEAKIANYLRRIQGAHGGWPLVHDGEFDMSASVKAYFALKMIGDPVDAPHMVRAREAIHARGGAIHSNVFTRFMLAMFGVVTWRAVPVLPIEIVLLPFWSPFHINKISYWARTTMVPLMVIAALKPRAKNPKGVGIDELFLQDPRSIGMTAKAPHQSMAWFLLFRSLDAILRVVEPMFPKSLRKRAIDAALAFTEERLNGEDGMGAIYPPMANIVMMYDALGKDENFPPRAITRRGIDKLLVIKDDEAYCQPCVSPVWDTTLTAHALLEAGGDKAVPAAKQGLDWLIPKQELEVKGDWAVKRPDVRPGGWAFQYNNAHYPDLDDTAVVVMSMDRMRREHGATGYDAAIARGREWIEGMQSDDGGWAAFDVNNLEYYLNNIPFSDHGALLDPPTEDVTARCISMLAQLGETAQTSKHVADGVAYLRKTQHQEGSWYGRWGMNFIYGTWSVLCALNMAGVRHDDPMIRKAASWLASIQNEDGGWGEDAVSYRLDYRGWEAAPSTASQTAWALLALMAAGEVDHPAVARGVEYLIATQDKKGLWDEQRYTATGFPRVFYLRYHGYPKFFPLWALARYRNLRNTNSRVVGVGM, from the coding sequence ATGGATTCCGTGAACGCGACCAGCCGCGAAGCCCCTCAGTCGGGCGTTTTGGAATCGAGCATTGCATCGGCGACGCGGGGCGTCCTCGGATTCCAGCAGCCCGACGGCCATTGGGTGTTCGAGCTCGAGGCCGACTGCACGATTCCTGCCGAGTACGTCCTCCTGCGCCATTATCTCGCCGAGCCGGTCGACACCGTGCTCGAAGCCAAGATCGCCAACTATCTGCGCCGCATCCAGGGCGCCCATGGCGGCTGGCCGCTGGTGCATGACGGCGAGTTCGACATGAGCGCCAGCGTGAAGGCTTACTTCGCGCTGAAGATGATCGGCGATCCCGTCGATGCCCCGCACATGGTGCGCGCGCGCGAGGCCATCCACGCCCGCGGCGGTGCCATTCACAGCAATGTCTTCACGCGCTTCATGCTCGCGATGTTCGGCGTTGTGACCTGGCGTGCGGTGCCGGTGCTGCCGATCGAGATCGTGCTGCTGCCGTTCTGGTCGCCGTTCCACATCAACAAGATCTCCTACTGGGCGCGCACCACCATGGTGCCGCTGATGGTGATCGCCGCGCTCAAGCCGCGCGCGAAGAACCCGAAGGGCGTCGGCATCGACGAGCTGTTCCTGCAGGATCCGCGCTCGATCGGCATGACTGCCAAGGCCCCGCATCAGAGCATGGCCTGGTTCCTGTTGTTTCGCAGCCTCGACGCGATCCTGCGCGTGGTCGAGCCGATGTTTCCGAAGAGCCTTCGCAAGCGCGCGATCGACGCGGCGCTCGCCTTCACCGAGGAGCGGCTCAACGGCGAGGACGGCATGGGCGCGATCTACCCGCCCATGGCCAACATCGTCATGATGTACGACGCGCTCGGCAAGGACGAGAACTTCCCGCCACGGGCGATCACGCGCCGGGGCATCGACAAGCTGCTGGTGATCAAGGACGACGAGGCCTATTGCCAGCCCTGCGTCTCGCCGGTGTGGGACACGACGTTGACGGCGCATGCGCTGCTGGAAGCCGGCGGCGACAAGGCGGTGCCTGCGGCGAAGCAAGGCCTCGACTGGCTGATCCCGAAGCAGGAGCTCGAGGTCAAGGGCGACTGGGCGGTGAAGCGGCCCGACGTGCGTCCGGGCGGCTGGGCCTTCCAGTACAACAATGCGCATTACCCCGATCTCGACGACACCGCCGTGGTGGTGATGTCGATGGACCGGATGCGCCGGGAGCACGGTGCGACCGGCTACGACGCCGCGATCGCCCGTGGCCGAGAGTGGATCGAGGGCATGCAGAGCGACGACGGCGGCTGGGCCGCCTTCGACGTCAACAATCTCGAATATTATCTGAACAACATCCCGTTCTCCGACCATGGCGCGCTGCTCGATCCGCCGACCGAGGACGTCACGGCGCGCTGCATCTCGATGCTGGCCCAGCTCGGCGAGACCGCGCAGACCAGCAAGCACGTGGCCGACGGGGTCGCCTACCTCAGGAAGACCCAGCACCAGGAAGGGTCCTGGTACGGCCGCTGGGGCATGAACTTCATCTACGGAACCTGGTCGGTGCTGTGCGCCCTCAACATGGCCGGCGTCCGGCACGATGACCCCATGATTCGCAAGGCCGCTAGCTGGCTGGCCTCGATCCAGAACGAGGACGGCGGCTGGGGCGAGGATGCCGTCAGCTACCGGCTCGACTACCGGGGGTGGGAGGCCGCTCCCTCGACCGCCTCGCAAACGGCATGGGCCTTGCTTGCCCTGATGGCGGCAGGCGAGGTTGATCACCCGGCCGTCGCCCGCGGGGTGGAGTACCTGATTGCAACACAAGACAAAAAAGGACTGTGGGACGAGCAGCGGTACACCGCCACAGGCTTCCCCCGCGTGTTCTATCTGCGGTATCATGGTTACCCGAAGTTCTTTCCGTTGTGGGCACTGGCGCGGTATCGGAACTTGCGGAACACCAACAGCAGGGTGGTAGGGGTCGGAATGTGA
- a CDS encoding phosphorylase encodes MTGLVQEARIAAGPGMAVICSSSSPTQLRALLTVVDPETIRGVISFGVAGGLDPSLRSGDVVLATEVLSGDARWAAGLSLGDDLIDRLTSGRRRVVRGSLAGAEEVVTKRACKAALHSETGASAVDMESHIAAAYAAEAGLPFAAVRVISDPAHRALPALARAAIKPNGQIDLAAVLFGIVRNPAALHGLVSTGIDFNRALRSLRGCRDYLIGTELIESEALVSKAA; translated from the coding sequence GTGACCGGACTGGTTCAGGAGGCCCGCATCGCAGCCGGGCCGGGAATGGCCGTCATTTGTTCGTCCAGCAGTCCGACCCAGTTGCGGGCGCTGCTGACGGTGGTGGATCCAGAAACGATTCGCGGCGTGATCTCGTTCGGCGTTGCCGGCGGGCTCGACCCGAGCTTGCGCTCGGGTGATGTCGTGCTCGCGACCGAGGTGCTCTCCGGCGATGCCCGCTGGGCCGCAGGGTTGTCGCTCGGCGACGACCTCATCGACCGCCTGACCTCGGGCCGCCGCCGCGTCGTGCGCGGCAGCCTGGCCGGTGCCGAGGAGGTGGTCACCAAGCGCGCCTGCAAGGCGGCGCTGCATTCGGAGACCGGCGCCTCCGCCGTCGACATGGAAAGCCACATCGCGGCCGCCTACGCCGCCGAGGCCGGCTTGCCGTTCGCCGCGGTCCGCGTCATCAGCGATCCCGCCCACCGCGCCCTGCCGGCGCTCGCCCGCGCCGCCATCAAGCCGAACGGCCAGATCGACCTCGCCGCCGTGCTGTTCGGCATCGTGCGCAATCCGGCCGCGCTGCATGGACTGGTCTCGACCGGCATCGACTTCAACCGCGCCCTGCGGAGCCTGCGTGGCTGCCGGGATTATCTGATCGGGACGGAGCTGATCGAGAGCGAGGCGCTGGTGTCGAAGGCGGCCTGA
- a CDS encoding AbrB/MazE/SpoVT family DNA-binding domain-containing protein — protein sequence MADTDKLTTIVSTKGQVILPSAIRRRREWKTGTRLTVEDTPEGVLLKPAPAFAATRPEDVFGVLAYHGKPKTLDQMDAAVLAEARRRHDRD from the coding sequence ATGGCCGACACGGACAAGCTCACCACCATCGTCTCCACCAAGGGGCAGGTCATCCTGCCCAGCGCGATTCGTCGGCGGCGGGAGTGGAAGACAGGAACGCGGCTTACCGTCGAGGACACGCCGGAGGGCGTGCTGTTGAAGCCGGCGCCGGCCTTTGCAGCGACGCGGCCGGAGGATGTGTTCGGCGTCCTGGCGTACCACGGCAAGCCGAAGACGCTGGACCAGATGGACGCAGCCGTCCTTGCTGAAGCCAGGCGGCGGCATGATCGCGATTGA
- a CDS encoding type II toxin-antitoxin system VapC family toxin: MIAIDTNLIVRYLTGDHATQSARARALIDGERVFVAVTVLLEVEWVLRSAYGYQAAAVVHALRVFAGLPTVTIEDGATVAAALDLVERGMDFADAQHLTRSEHCEAFVTFDRKLVKAAKQAGHEGVREVW, translated from the coding sequence ATGATCGCGATTGATACTAATCTGATCGTCCGCTACCTGACCGGAGATCATGCCACCCAATCCGCACGTGCCCGCGCCTTGATCGACGGCGAGAGGGTCTTCGTTGCCGTCACGGTACTCCTCGAAGTCGAATGGGTGTTGCGAAGCGCGTACGGCTATCAAGCCGCGGCCGTCGTGCACGCGCTTCGTGTCTTCGCGGGGCTTCCGACCGTCACGATCGAGGACGGCGCGACGGTTGCAGCGGCTCTCGACCTTGTCGAGAGAGGAATGGATTTCGCCGATGCCCAGCATCTGACGAGGTCCGAACATTGCGAGGCCTTCGTCACTTTTGATCGCAAACTCGTCAAGGCGGCGAAACAGGCGGGCCATGAGGGGGTGCGCGAAGTATGGTGA
- the hpnH gene encoding adenosyl-hopene transferase HpnH: MAIPFFKEMRIGAYLLKQKMLGRKRYPLVLMLEPLFRCNLACVGCGKIDYPDAILNRRMTAQECWDAADECGAPMVAIPGGEPLIHKEIGEIVRGLVARKKFVSLCTNALLLEKKLDLFEPSPYLFFSVHLDGLREHHDKAVSQKGVFDRAVSAIKAAKARGFTVNVNATIFDGHPAEEIAKFLDLTVELGVGVSMSPGYAYERAPDQEHFLNRTKTKKLFRDVFAMGKGKKWNFMHSGLFLDFLAGNQEYECTPWGMPARNIFGWQKPCYLLGEGYAKTFKELMDTTDWETYGTGKYEKCADCMAHCGYEPTAATAAINSPLKAMWVSLRGIRTTGPMAPEIDMSKQRPAQYIFSSEVQKRLSEIRQDEAAAAQEKAARKASTAA; encoded by the coding sequence ATGGCTATTCCGTTCTTCAAGGAAATGCGTATCGGCGCCTATCTGCTCAAGCAGAAGATGCTTGGCCGCAAACGCTACCCGCTCGTGCTGATGCTGGAGCCGCTGTTCCGCTGCAACCTCGCCTGCGTCGGCTGCGGCAAGATCGACTATCCCGATGCGATCCTCAACCGCCGCATGACCGCGCAGGAGTGCTGGGACGCCGCCGACGAGTGCGGCGCGCCGATGGTCGCGATCCCCGGCGGCGAACCGCTGATCCACAAGGAGATCGGCGAGATCGTGCGCGGCCTCGTGGCGCGCAAGAAGTTCGTCTCGCTCTGCACCAACGCGCTGCTGCTGGAGAAGAAGCTCGATCTGTTCGAGCCCTCCCCGTATTTGTTCTTCTCCGTCCATCTCGACGGCCTGCGCGAGCATCACGACAAGGCGGTGTCGCAGAAGGGCGTGTTCGACCGCGCCGTGTCCGCGATCAAGGCGGCCAAGGCGCGCGGCTTCACCGTCAACGTCAACGCCACCATCTTCGACGGCCATCCGGCCGAGGAGATCGCGAAGTTCCTCGACCTCACCGTCGAGCTCGGTGTCGGCGTCTCGATGTCGCCGGGCTACGCCTATGAGCGCGCGCCGGATCAGGAGCACTTCCTCAACCGCACCAAGACCAAGAAGCTGTTCCGCGACGTCTTTGCAATGGGCAAGGGCAAGAAGTGGAATTTCATGCATTCCGGCCTGTTCCTGGACTTCCTCGCCGGCAACCAGGAATACGAGTGCACGCCGTGGGGCATGCCCGCGCGCAACATCTTCGGCTGGCAGAAGCCCTGCTATCTGCTCGGTGAAGGCTACGCCAAGACCTTCAAGGAGCTGATGGACACCACCGACTGGGAGACCTACGGCACCGGCAAGTACGAGAAGTGCGCCGACTGCATGGCCCATTGCGGCTACGAGCCGACGGCGGCGACCGCGGCCATCAACAGCCCGCTGAAGGCGATGTGGGTGTCGCTGCGCGGCATCAGGACCACCGGTCCGATGGCGCCGGAGATCGACATGAGCAAGCAGCGCCCGGCGCAGTACATCTTCTCGTCGGAAGTGCAGAAGCGGCTGTCGGAGATCCGCCAGGACGAGGCGGCCGCTGCGCAGGAGAAGGCGGCGCGGAAGGCTTCGACGGCGGCTTAA